One Streptosporangium becharense genomic window, AGGAGCAACCGTGACCGGCCTGCGCGTCCTTGCGGTGGACGACGAGCTCCCCGCGCTGGAGGACCTGGCCTATCTGCTGCGGGACGACCCCCGCATCGGCGAGGTCTGCACGGCGAGAGACGGTGCCGCCGCGCTGCGCGTCCTCGACCGGGCGATCGCCGAGGGGCGTCCGATCGACGCGGTCTTCCTCGACATCCGGATGCGCGGCCTGGACGGGGTGGTGCTGGGCCGGTTGCTGTCGCAGTTCGCCAACCCGCCGCGGGTGGTCTTCGTGACGGCCTACGAGGAGCACGCGGTCGACGCCTTCGAGATCAAGGCGGAAGACTACCTGCTCAAGCCGGTCCGGCCGGAGCGGCTGGCCGAGGCCATCCGGCGGGTGTGCGTCTCGGCGGACCTGCCGGAGAGTGAGAGCGTCTCCCGCGTCGAGCCGGACACCATCCCGGTCGAGCTCGGCGGGGTCACCCGCTTCGTGGCCAGCACCGAGGTCCGCTATGTCGAGGCGCAGGGCGACTACGCCCGCCTGCACACCGCGTCCGGCAGCCACCTGGTGCGCATCTCGCTGGCCACGCTGGAGGAGCGCTGGTCGTCGGCCGGTTTCGTCCGGGTGCACCGCAGCCATCTGGTGGCGGTCAAGCACATCGACGAGTTGCACATCGACTCGGGCCGGTGCGTGGTCCGCGTCGGCGACACCGAGATCCCGGTCAGCCGCCGCCACACCCGGGAGCTGCGCGACCTCCTGGTCCGCCGGGCACGCCGGGGCCGGTCCGAATGAGCCGTGACTTCGAGTCCCGCGACGGCACCGAGCCGTTCCGCTGGA contains:
- a CDS encoding LytR/AlgR family response regulator transcription factor → MTGLRVLAVDDELPALEDLAYLLRDDPRIGEVCTARDGAAALRVLDRAIAEGRPIDAVFLDIRMRGLDGVVLGRLLSQFANPPRVVFVTAYEEHAVDAFEIKAEDYLLKPVRPERLAEAIRRVCVSADLPESESVSRVEPDTIPVELGGVTRFVASTEVRYVEAQGDYARLHTASGSHLVRISLATLEERWSSAGFVRVHRSHLVAVKHIDELHIDSGRCVVRVGDTEIPVSRRHTRELRDLLVRRARRGRSE